Proteins from one Streptomyces sp. NBC_00390 genomic window:
- a CDS encoding carbohydrate kinase family protein yields MLVVGGAGVDTIVRVEALHLPPGDSVFVPPVHDYVGHTGNGVALGCHALGLTTKFIDFLGDDPQGRTVLAAYAAGGLDFSHVVSPHGTPRGVNLVDREGRRFSFYDGRHPADLRLPRDFYLPYLERARHVHLSIVGHNRDMYEDIHRLGVTSSTDLHDWDGRNPHHRTYALASDYVFLSAAAIHDRLDEVLHAILDEGRARLVVATDGADGCHVLVRGERQVRHFPAVRPERPVVDTNGAGDAFVTAFLHTLFQGREIEECVLAGSVSGAFACGSVGTHTEFIDRPGLRAACERV; encoded by the coding sequence ATGCTGGTGGTCGGCGGCGCCGGAGTGGACACGATCGTCCGGGTCGAGGCGCTTCACCTGCCGCCGGGCGACTCGGTGTTCGTACCGCCGGTGCACGACTACGTGGGCCACACCGGGAACGGTGTCGCGCTGGGCTGCCATGCGCTGGGCCTGACCACCAAGTTCATCGACTTCCTCGGCGACGATCCGCAGGGCCGGACGGTGCTGGCCGCGTACGCCGCCGGCGGCCTCGACTTCAGCCATGTCGTCTCGCCGCACGGCACCCCGCGCGGAGTCAATCTCGTCGACCGCGAAGGCCGCCGTTTCTCGTTCTACGACGGCCGCCACCCGGCCGATCTACGGCTGCCGCGCGACTTCTACCTCCCGTACCTGGAACGCGCCCGCCACGTCCATCTCTCGATCGTCGGCCACAACCGGGACATGTATGAGGACATCCACCGGCTCGGCGTGACCAGCTCCACCGATCTGCACGACTGGGACGGCCGCAATCCGCACCACCGCACCTACGCCCTGGCGTCCGACTACGTCTTCCTGAGCGCCGCCGCGATCCACGACCGGCTCGACGAGGTGCTGCACGCGATCCTCGACGAGGGCCGGGCACGGCTGGTGGTGGCCACCGACGGAGCCGACGGCTGCCATGTGCTGGTGCGCGGCGAGCGGCAGGTGCGCCACTTCCCCGCGGTGCGCCCCGAGCGCCCCGTGGTCGACACCAACGGCGCGGGGGACGCCTTCGTCACCGCCTTCCTGCACACGCTGTTCCAGGGGCGTGAGATCGAGGAGTGCGTGCTGGCCGGTTCCGTCTCCGGGGCTTTCGCCTGCGGCTCGGTGGGCACGCACACCGAGTTCATCGACCGGCCGGGCCTGCGCGCCGCCTGCGAGCGGGTCTAG
- a CDS encoding DUF11 domain-containing protein, protein MIRRGTNGPNHGKRRLRALSALSAVGIVAGLAAGLLASPAGAAPAPAPAVAQQPHKEKGVDCDGKVYASFGNLADQLYTADRGAGTYQFTALGSPPPFLYNAIGVNPRDRFLYGTTFGNANNDLVRFDRNGDFTNLGPISGLPEALYISGTFDDKGNYYILADDTPTIYKVDVKSRSVTGSIDVPELSDPELDIFDIAFRDGFLWGSTDDGAIARIRVSNGDIDFFPGVLPGGSDFGGVFVYGNGDLGFFRNSNGELFRVHVKNATSADPEFTILSTQDQVPDQELVNLDATSCFLDSKADLAVHKRAPREVTSGGGITYRITVKNVSKDEREKGKDKDKDKHRGKGTGDSSGWSLTDDLPAELQSPSTSTEGCEIADGLLSCTGGPLEKGDKVEIEVTGTAASVLEPTTVENTATVYGDDKDPHKQNDKDTASTLITPGDSAR, encoded by the coding sequence GTGATTCGTCGAGGAACGAACGGGCCGAACCACGGAAAGCGGCGACTGCGCGCCCTTTCCGCACTGAGTGCGGTGGGAATCGTCGCAGGACTCGCTGCCGGCCTGCTGGCGTCACCAGCCGGTGCCGCCCCGGCCCCCGCGCCGGCTGTCGCGCAGCAGCCGCACAAGGAGAAGGGCGTTGACTGCGACGGGAAGGTCTACGCCTCGTTCGGCAACCTCGCGGACCAGCTCTACACCGCCGACAGAGGGGCCGGAACGTACCAGTTCACGGCGCTGGGCAGCCCGCCGCCGTTCCTCTACAACGCCATCGGCGTGAACCCGCGCGACCGCTTCCTCTACGGGACCACGTTCGGCAACGCGAACAACGACCTGGTCCGCTTCGACCGCAATGGCGACTTCACCAACCTCGGTCCCATTTCCGGCCTGCCGGAAGCCCTCTACATCTCGGGCACGTTCGACGACAAGGGCAACTACTACATCCTGGCGGACGATACGCCGACGATCTACAAGGTAGACGTAAAGTCCCGCTCGGTCACGGGCTCCATCGACGTTCCGGAGCTGTCGGACCCGGAACTCGACATCTTCGACATCGCGTTCCGCGACGGATTCCTGTGGGGCTCGACCGACGACGGCGCCATCGCGCGCATCCGCGTCTCCAACGGGGACATCGACTTCTTCCCCGGTGTCCTTCCGGGCGGTTCGGACTTCGGCGGCGTCTTCGTCTACGGCAACGGCGATCTCGGATTCTTCCGGAATTCAAACGGAGAGCTCTTCCGGGTGCACGTGAAGAACGCGACCTCCGCCGACCCCGAGTTCACCATCCTGTCGACGCAGGACCAGGTCCCTGACCAGGAGCTGGTGAACCTCGACGCCACCTCCTGCTTCCTCGACTCCAAGGCCGACCTCGCGGTGCACAAGCGAGCCCCCAGGGAAGTCACGTCGGGCGGCGGGATCACCTACCGCATCACGGTGAAGAACGTGAGCAAGGACGAGAGGGAGAAGGGCAAGGACAAGGACAAGGACAAGCACAGGGGTAAGGGCACGGGCGACTCCTCCGGCTGGTCCCTGACCGACGACCTCCCGGCGGAGCTCCAGTCGCCCTCCACCTCGACCGAAGGGTGCGAGATCGCCGACGGCCTCCTCTCCTGCACGGGTGGTCCGCTGGAGAAGGGCGACAAGGTCGAGATCGAGGTGACCGGCACCGCGGCCTCCGTCCTGGAGCCCACCACCGTGGAGAACACCGCCACGGTCTACGGCGACGACAAGGACCCGCACAAGCAGAACGACAAGGACACCGCGTCCACCCTCATCACGCCGGGGGACAGCGCCCGGTAG